In the Campylobacter sp. RM6914 genome, one interval contains:
- a CDS encoding twin-arginine translocation signal domain-containing protein yields the protein MKQNRREFLKKTLKATTAATALTATSLIASSKMPNDADGNGVVKGKSNKKEVLYRKTQMWEQYYKVAY from the coding sequence ATGAAACAAAACAGAAGAGAATTTCTCAAAAAAACCTTAAAAGCAACAACGGCAGCTACTGCACTTACGGCTACTTCGCTTATAGCAAGTTCAAAAATGCCAAATGATGCAGATGGCAACGGCGTGGTAAAAGGAAAATCAAATAAAAAAGAAGTTCTTTACCGCAAAACCCAAATGTGGGAACAATACTATAAAGTCGCTTACTAG
- the topA gene encoding type I DNA topoisomerase codes for MKNLIIVESPAKARTIKNFLGKDYDVIASKGHIRDLPKTSFGIKIENDEFKPEYRVSMDHSKIVKEIKELAKNADKIYLATDEDREGEAIAFHIANAIGKEATSLPRIVFHEITKSAIDTALANPRTINMDSVNAQQTRRLLDRIVGYKLSPLLNLKIQKGLSAGRVQSAALKIIVDREREIRAFKPVEYYSIDTMFKKDLEAELIKFEDQKIEKLTITNPDRAKYIVQNLANEKFSVRNIESKDRKTQPSPPFMTSTLQQSASNALGFSPKKTMMIAQNLYEGVQTHEGFMGAITYMRTDSLNLAKEAIEAARERIISEYGEKYLPSKPVLYATSSKGAQEAHEAIRPTNLDFTPQIAAKFLEKDALRLYTLIYNRFLACQMSACISQTQNIYVASQKGEFKISGRKVLFDGFYKAYGDMDKDKILPNVNVGDEMSLQSIKEEQHFTEPPARYSEAGLIKKLESLGIGRPSTYAPTISLLTSREYVKIEKKQLVPCEVAFSMIGVLEEHFSNIVDSEFTSQLEEKLDKIAENEADWQRVLSEFYHPFMDKISSGKTNIKSLKVTVAIGEKCPECGGELVKRKGRYGEFIACGNFPKCKYSRNIKTQTTNEQTTNDQKPKRELKKLEVPCPKCGGEIVERFSRRGKFYGCGNYPKCDFISNYEPVAQKCDECGGDMVKKELKKGTFHECTKCKKKVQVSDAE; via the coding sequence ATGAAAAATCTAATCATTGTAGAGTCACCCGCAAAAGCAAGAACTATAAAGAATTTTTTAGGCAAAGACTACGATGTTATCGCTTCAAAAGGACATATAAGAGATCTTCCTAAAACAAGCTTTGGCATAAAGATAGAAAATGATGAATTTAAACCAGAATACCGTGTAAGCATGGATCACTCAAAGATAGTAAAAGAGATAAAAGAACTAGCCAAAAATGCCGATAAGATATATCTAGCAACGGATGAGGATAGAGAGGGAGAGGCGATCGCCTTTCATATCGCAAACGCTATCGGCAAAGAGGCGACTTCACTACCTCGCATAGTCTTTCACGAGATAACTAAAAGTGCGATAGATACGGCACTGGCAAATCCAAGAACTATAAACATGGACAGTGTAAATGCGCAACAAACCAGACGTCTTTTAGACCGTATAGTCGGATACAAGCTAAGTCCTCTTTTAAATTTAAAGATACAAAAAGGGCTAAGCGCGGGTCGCGTGCAAAGTGCCGCACTTAAAATCATAGTCGATAGAGAAAGAGAGATAAGAGCATTTAAGCCCGTAGAATACTACAGCATAGATACGATGTTTAAAAAAGATCTTGAAGCGGAACTGATCAAATTTGAAGACCAAAAGATCGAAAAACTAACCATAACAAACCCGGATCGCGCAAAATACATAGTGCAAAATTTAGCAAATGAAAAATTTAGCGTAAGAAATATAGAAAGCAAAGACAGAAAAACGCAACCAAGTCCGCCGTTCATGACCTCAACACTTCAACAAAGCGCATCAAACGCACTTGGCTTTAGCCCTAAAAAAACAATGATGATAGCGCAAAATTTATACGAGGGTGTGCAAACTCATGAGGGCTTTATGGGTGCGATAACCTACATGAGAACAGACAGCCTAAACCTTGCAAAAGAGGCTATAGAGGCCGCAAGAGAGAGGATAATAAGCGAATACGGAGAAAAATATCTGCCAAGCAAGCCCGTGCTTTACGCAACAAGCTCAAAGGGAGCACAAGAGGCTCACGAGGCGATAAGACCTACAAATTTAGACTTTACACCGCAAATCGCAGCGAAATTTCTTGAAAAAGACGCGCTTAGGCTTTATACACTTATATACAACCGCTTCTTGGCGTGTCAGATGAGCGCTTGCATAAGCCAAACACAAAACATATACGTCGCAAGCCAAAAAGGGGAATTTAAGATAAGCGGAAGAAAGGTGCTTTTTGATGGATTTTATAAAGCTTACGGCGACATGGATAAGGATAAAATTTTACCAAACGTAAATGTCGGCGATGAGATGAGCTTGCAAAGCATAAAAGAGGAGCAGCACTTTACTGAGCCTCCCGCAAGATACTCTGAAGCTGGACTTATCAAAAAGCTTGAAAGCCTTGGCATAGGAAGACCAAGTACCTATGCGCCGACCATATCACTACTAACATCGCGCGAATACGTAAAGATCGAGAAAAAACAACTCGTACCTTGTGAAGTGGCGTTTAGTATGATAGGTGTTTTAGAGGAGCATTTTAGCAATATCGTAGATAGTGAATTTACTTCTCAACTAGAAGAAAAGCTTGACAAAATAGCCGAAAACGAAGCCGACTGGCAAAGAGTGCTAAGCGAGTTTTATCATCCTTTTATGGATAAAATTTCAAGCGGTAAAACAAATATAAAGAGCCTAAAAGTAACTGTCGCTATCGGAGAAAAATGCCCAGAGTGCGGTGGAGAGCTGGTAAAACGCAAAGGACGATACGGAGAGTTTATCGCGTGCGGAAATTTCCCAAAATGCAAATATTCAAGAAATATAAAAACACAAACAACCAATGAACAAACGACTAATGATCAAAAGCCAAAAAGAGAGCTTAAAAAGCTTGAAGTCCCATGTCCAAAATGCGGCGGCGAAATAGTCGAGAGATTTTCAAGGCGAGGGAAATTTTACGGATGTGGCAACTATCCAAAATGCGACTTTATAAGCAACTATGAGCCAGTAGCTCAAAAATGCGACGAGTGCGGCGGAGATATGGTAAAAAAAGAGCTCAAAAAAGGGACTTTTCACGAATGCACAAAATGCAAAAAAAAGGTGCAAGTATCAGACGCAGAGTGA
- a CDS encoding formate dehydrogenase-specific chaperone, producing MNKNIDILKARSYYYEFFAMPFFFYENDKKFKIWQEQLNELAKNPLSKECEDAFNELKKISFDEFKDEQNSVLFDLSYVNVPLSVSFYEEGRDEGAARLRVIEILKKSEYRRDLLRCPDSEDFVGFVFFLMMTFLRDEADSSNKESFADELFVRVINGFVDEFTQMILEHEKAKFFKFFAVILETFMALERSMQGVEAPVIDQSVQTPAQAALGRKPYKTKMPTVKSKIHWEEFSTI from the coding sequence ATGAATAAAAACATAGATATCTTAAAAGCTAGGTCGTATTACTACGAATTTTTTGCTATGCCGTTTTTTTTCTATGAAAACGATAAGAAATTTAAAATTTGGCAAGAGCAGCTAAATGAACTAGCTAAAAATCCACTCTCAAAAGAGTGTGAAGACGCATTTAATGAGCTAAAAAAGATAAGCTTTGATGAATTTAAGGACGAGCAAAATTCAGTACTTTTTGACCTAAGTTATGTAAACGTGCCTTTAAGCGTTAGCTTTTATGAAGAGGGCAGGGATGAGGGTGCTGCTAGACTTAGAGTGATAGAAATTTTAAAGAAAAGCGAGTATAGACGCGATCTTTTAAGATGCCCTGATAGTGAGGATTTTGTTGGATTTGTATTTTTCCTTATGATGACATTTTTACGCGATGAAGCTGATAGTAGCAACAAAGAGAGTTTTGCTGATGAACTTTTTGTGCGCGTGATAAACGGCTTTGTAGATGAATTTACACAGATGATATTAGAGCATGAAAAGGCTAAATTCTTTAAATTTTTTGCTGTGATCTTAGAGACATTTATGGCTTTAGAGCGCTCCATGCAAGGCGTAGAAGCTCCTGTGATAGACCAAAGCGTGCAAACTCCCGCACAAGCGGCACTTGGACGCAAGCCGTATAAAACTAAAATGCCTACAGTTAAGTCTAAAATACATTGGGAAGAATTTAGTACCATTTAG
- a CDS encoding biotin synthase, producing the protein MKTIMLCAICSVSSGNCSEDCAYCTQSAKIDASIEKYKIKTVEQVVTEAKMAAANHALGFCLVTSGARLNDKKTEEIARIARAVSKEVPQLMLIACNGMASLDQLKELKNAGVFSYNHNLETSREFFPKICSTHSWDERWQTNLYAKEAGLELCTGGIYGIGESQEDRTSFRKSLCELKPFSSPINFFIQNEALKIKQPRLSVEEALKIVDDTVKALPGVRIMIAGGREAVLGDRQYEIFDHGVSAVVIGDYLTTKGEVASRDIEKFKKMGFSFATKCH; encoded by the coding sequence ATGAAAACTATAATGCTATGCGCTATCTGCTCGGTAAGCTCGGGCAACTGCTCCGAGGACTGTGCCTACTGCACCCAAAGTGCAAAAATAGACGCAAGTATAGAAAAATACAAGATAAAAACAGTTGAGCAAGTCGTAACGGAAGCTAAAATGGCAGCAGCAAATCACGCGCTTGGCTTTTGTTTAGTAACCAGCGGTGCTAGGCTAAATGATAAAAAAACCGAAGAGATCGCGCGTATTGCAAGAGCCGTTAGCAAGGAAGTGCCACAACTCATGCTTATAGCTTGCAACGGCATGGCAAGCCTAGATCAGCTTAAAGAACTTAAAAATGCCGGCGTTTTTAGCTATAACCACAACCTTGAAACATCGCGTGAATTTTTTCCAAAAATTTGCTCTACACATAGCTGGGACGAGAGATGGCAGACAAATTTATATGCCAAAGAGGCTGGACTTGAGCTATGCACGGGAGGAATTTACGGTATCGGCGAAAGCCAAGAGGATAGAACAAGCTTTAGAAAAAGTTTGTGTGAGCTTAAGCCTTTTTCAAGTCCGATAAATTTCTTCATACAAAACGAGGCACTAAAGATAAAACAACCGCGTCTTAGCGTAGAAGAGGCACTAAAGATAGTTGACGACACGGTAAAGGCACTCCCTGGAGTTCGCATAATGATAGCCGGAGGAAGAGAGGCGGTTTTAGGCGATAGACAATATGAAATTTTTGATCACGGCGTATCGGCTGTAGTCATAGGCGACTATCTAACAACAAAAGGCGAAGTCGCAAGTCGCGATATCGAAAAATTCAAAAAAATGGGCTTTAGCTTCGCTACAAAATGCCATTAA
- a CDS encoding cation:proton antiporter, which produces MQTDGTNELGILVTLAFIIFASPYFSRILRIPIAPIEITLGAVVGYFGFIGENEIFKLISEVGFFFLMFLAGMEIDLRMLINADRKILKLGMIYISLLYIFSAILTFSFNLTPLFIIIIPLMAVGMIFTLFKEYGKDREWLNLSMLIAAIGELVSIVLLTFAAAYLQFGAGLELWVTISYLIIFLVLSVLGFKFLNVLFWWYPSIKLLLMPHYDKDEKDIRLSIAVFFVMIALMVYLHLEVAFGAFIAGMFITTFFDHKKDLPHKLASFGFGFLVPTFFVYIGSTFKLNNLFIPEVINNAAFIVVSMIGCRLLASLVFLNILKLKNTVLYALSHSMPLTLLIAVATIAYKTGNIDKNFYSSFILASLTQAIISLISIKILINIKPKFKKDR; this is translated from the coding sequence TTGCAAACAGACGGAACAAATGAGCTTGGCATACTTGTAACTTTAGCTTTTATTATATTTGCCTCGCCGTATTTTTCAAGAATTTTACGCATACCTATAGCACCTATAGAGATCACGCTTGGCGCCGTGGTTGGGTATTTTGGATTTATCGGGGAGAATGAAATTTTTAAGCTCATCAGCGAGGTCGGCTTTTTCTTTTTGATGTTTTTAGCAGGTATGGAGATCGATCTTAGAATGCTTATAAACGCAGATAGAAAAATTTTAAAACTAGGGATGATCTATATCTCTTTGCTTTATATCTTCTCTGCGATACTGACATTTAGTTTTAACCTAACTCCGCTTTTTATCATCATAATCCCACTCATGGCGGTCGGCATGATATTTACACTCTTTAAAGAGTATGGCAAGGATAGGGAGTGGCTAAATTTAAGCATGCTTATCGCCGCTATCGGGGAGTTAGTAAGTATCGTGCTTTTAACCTTTGCGGCGGCTTATTTGCAGTTTGGTGCAGGTCTTGAGCTTTGGGTAACGATATCATATCTTATAATATTTCTTGTGCTTAGCGTGCTTGGCTTTAAATTTCTTAATGTTTTATTTTGGTGGTATCCAAGCATAAAACTCCTACTTATGCCACACTACGATAAGGACGAGAAGGACATACGTTTAAGTATCGCGGTGTTTTTTGTGATGATAGCGCTTATGGTCTATCTACATCTTGAAGTTGCCTTTGGCGCATTTATAGCGGGTATGTTTATCACGACATTTTTTGACCATAAGAAGGATCTGCCACATAAATTAGCAAGCTTTGGATTTGGGTTTTTAGTGCCTACATTTTTTGTGTATATAGGCTCGACGTTTAAGCTAAACAACCTTTTTATCCCAGAAGTGATAAACAACGCCGCTTTCATCGTTGTTTCGATGATAGGCTGCAGGCTTTTGGCTAGTTTAGTGTTTTTAAATATCTTAAAACTTAAAAACACCGTCCTTTACGCACTTAGTCACTCGATGCCGCTAACACTTTTAATCGCAGTTGCTACCATAGCATACAAAACAGGCAATATAGATAAAAATTTTTACTCCTCTTTCATACTAGCAAGCCTAACACAAGCTATAATATCACTCATAAGTATTAAAATTTTAATCAACATAAAACCTAAATTTAAAAAGGATAGATGA
- a CDS encoding 4Fe-4S binding protein — MKEFGFYNQTDESIMLNEQIEITKDENAHFLVANSSRLNADIIAPEIDFYIKNSTDSVLDKAKNTLMLYEARATCFDMAKDIDYDKKVGKNVIIVSNAGREALANKLRQNDFKVIELAHFEIKFVYGAVGELNAIVLKEEGEFDIECDFFLVENARDYMLKQSGCMEISGKNDDEILDFLTSHTPNYPYKSFINYDSSICQYHERRSEICAKCADACPTVAILKEDEKKHLVFSHIDCTNCGECVSICPSGAIDYSVMPRMAFIELARMYKGKIPLIIPRSMLLENLNISLPQNVVPFAVEADKFLSHTHLLTLLQESGANLIIYSNVRSRALNSAVDMLNQIYELKFKEKAVYVAKNQDELKSALEKAKFIQGSEQSVSEYALAKREIFANRLQALVGEDTLGTVYADDAIEYGAVEINRDTCTLCLSCVGACNVNALIADKSDNSIKFNPSICTACGYCEVSCAEKDTIVLKRGKIELAPKTFEYSELAKDELFKCVECGKEFATKKAVEKIAALMTPRFANQPDKIKTLYCCSDCKAKVMIKAQIAAAHEGKIYE; from the coding sequence ATGAAAGAATTCGGTTTTTATAACCAAACAGACGAAAGTATTATGCTAAATGAGCAGATTGAGATCACAAAAGACGAAAATGCTCACTTTTTAGTAGCAAATTCATCAAGGCTAAACGCCGATATAATCGCACCCGAGATAGACTTTTATATAAAAAATTCAACCGATAGTGTGCTTGATAAGGCTAAAAACACACTTATGCTTTATGAGGCTAGAGCGACTTGTTTTGATATGGCAAAGGATATCGACTATGACAAAAAAGTCGGTAAAAACGTCATAATCGTAAGCAACGCAGGACGCGAAGCTCTGGCAAATAAACTAAGACAAAATGACTTTAAGGTTATCGAACTTGCACATTTTGAGATCAAATTTGTATATGGTGCGGTTGGAGAACTAAATGCTATCGTGCTTAAAGAAGAGGGAGAGTTTGATATAGAGTGCGACTTTTTCTTAGTAGAAAATGCCCGTGACTACATGCTTAAGCAAAGTGGCTGTATGGAGATATCAGGTAAAAACGATGATGAAATTTTAGACTTTCTTACTTCACACACACCAAACTATCCTTACAAAAGCTTTATAAACTACGACTCAAGTATATGTCAGTATCATGAGAGAAGATCTGAAATTTGCGCCAAATGTGCCGACGCCTGTCCAACGGTAGCGATACTAAAAGAGGACGAGAAAAAACATCTCGTGTTTTCACATATCGACTGCACAAACTGCGGAGAGTGTGTGAGTATATGCCCTAGTGGCGCTATCGACTACTCTGTTATGCCACGCATGGCGTTTATAGAGCTAGCTCGCATGTATAAAGGTAAAATTCCCTTAATCATCCCTCGCTCTATGTTACTTGAAAATTTAAACATATCACTACCGCAAAACGTAGTTCCGTTTGCCGTAGAAGCGGATAAATTCTTAAGTCATACACATCTTTTAACCCTGCTTCAAGAAAGCGGAGCAAATTTGATAATCTACTCAAACGTAAGAAGTAGGGCGTTAAATTCTGCGGTTGACATGCTAAACCAAATTTACGAGCTAAAATTTAAAGAAAAAGCCGTTTATGTAGCTAAAAACCAAGATGAGTTAAAAAGCGCTTTAGAAAAGGCGAAATTTATCCAAGGTAGCGAGCAAAGCGTAAGCGAATACGCTCTTGCTAAACGTGAAATTTTTGCTAATCGTCTGCAAGCTTTAGTAGGCGAGGATACTTTAGGCACGGTATATGCCGATGATGCGATAGAGTATGGTGCTGTCGAGATAAACCGCGATACGTGCACGCTTTGTCTAAGTTGTGTAGGCGCTTGTAACGTAAATGCGCTTATCGCCGATAAATCTGATAACTCTATAAAATTTAACCCAAGCATTTGCACGGCTTGCGGGTATTGCGAGGTAAGCTGTGCCGAAAAGGACACTATCGTGCTAAAACGTGGCAAGATCGAGCTTGCGCCAAAAACCTTTGAGTATAGTGAGCTTGCAAAGGATGAGCTATTTAAGTGTGTAGAGTGCGGTAAAGAATTTGCTACTAAAAAAGCAGTTGAGAAGATCGCAGCGCTTATGACCCCACGTTTTGCTAATCAACCCGACAAGATAAAGACGCTTTATTGCTGTAGCGACTGTAAAGCTAAAGTGATGATAAAAGCGCAGATCGCAGCAGCCCACGAAGGAAAAATTTATGAATAA
- a CDS encoding HepT-like ribonuclease domain-containing protein: MMKLFDYMYEIADKISKTNDYQILNELLKDDIKGLRDVRNFSAHDYEGIDLFLIEHTIKDDLPRFKKNIKESIKKLG, from the coding sequence ATTATGAAGCTTTTTGACTATATGTATGAGATAGCCGACAAGATCAGTAAAACAAACGATTATCAAATATTAAACGAGCTTTTAAAGGATGATATCAAAGGATTACGCGATGTAAGAAATTTCTCTGCTCATGATTATGAAGGCATAGATCTGTTTTTGATAGAGCATACCATAAAAGATGATCTGCCAAGATTTAAGAAAAACATAAAAGAAAGTATAAAAAAGCTAGGATAA
- a CDS encoding citrate synthase → MANTATLTDNRNGKSYEFPILQGTMGPDVIDISTLFSDTGMFTFDRGYTSTAMCRSQITYIDGLKGELMYRGYDIAYLAEQKTFLDVAYLLLNKELPNPDQYAAFKLELKKRSFIHEGMLKIFDAFPDKAHPMAILQASVSALSAFYSDHLNMDKPEEYHEMAMRIIAKIPTIAAFSYRYSRGLPIIYPNLDRGFTENFLYMMRSYPYEHVDLKPIEVKALDTVFSLHADHEQNASTTTVRTVGSTHAHPYACIAAGIGALWGWAHGGANEGVIRQLEEIGSVDKVDHYIARAKDKNDPFRLMGFGHRVYKNFDPRAKVLKKMRDQLIDEIGINSELIKVANRIEEIALNDDYFVSRNLYPNVDFHSGLILKALGIPNDMFAVIFVIGRTPGWISQWIELKEQDTIKIVRPRQLYVGETNRTPKC, encoded by the coding sequence ATGGCAAATACAGCAACACTGACCGATAACCGCAATGGAAAAAGTTATGAGTTTCCTATCTTACAAGGAACAATGGGTCCGGATGTGATAGATATATCGACCCTTTTTTCTGACACGGGCATGTTTACCTTTGACCGTGGATACACCTCAACGGCGATGTGCAGATCGCAAATAACTTACATAGACGGTCTTAAGGGCGAGTTGATGTATAGAGGCTATGATATAGCGTATCTAGCCGAGCAAAAGACATTTCTTGATGTAGCTTATCTGCTTTTAAACAAAGAGCTTCCTAATCCCGATCAATACGCGGCTTTCAAACTAGAACTTAAAAAACGCTCGTTTATCCACGAGGGTATGTTAAAAATTTTTGACGCATTTCCTGACAAAGCACATCCGATGGCTATACTTCAGGCTTCAGTTTCGGCTCTATCGGCATTTTATTCAGACCACCTAAACATGGATAAACCTGAAGAGTATCACGAAATGGCTATGCGTATTATCGCTAAAATTCCGACTATCGCAGCATTTAGCTATCGCTACTCACGCGGTCTTCCTATCATATATCCAAATTTAGATCGCGGATTTACAGAGAATTTCTTGTATATGATGAGAAGCTACCCTTACGAGCACGTCGATCTAAAACCGATAGAAGTTAAAGCACTTGATACGGTGTTTAGCCTTCATGCTGACCACGAGCAAAATGCGTCTACTACGACAGTGCGAACTGTCGGATCAACCCATGCGCACCCTTATGCTTGTATCGCAGCCGGTATTGGCGCTCTATGGGGCTGGGCTCACGGGGGAGCAAATGAAGGTGTTATACGCCAACTTGAAGAGATAGGATCGGTTGATAAGGTAGATCACTATATCGCAAGAGCTAAAGACAAAAACGATCCATTTAGGCTTATGGGATTTGGGCACAGGGTGTATAAAAACTTCGATCCAAGAGCAAAGGTGCTTAAAAAGATGCGAGACCAGCTAATTGATGAGATCGGTATCAACTCAGAGCTCATCAAGGTCGCAAACCGCATAGAAGAGATAGCTCTAAATGATGATTACTTCGTATCTCGCAACCTATATCCAAATGTTGATTTTCACTCAGGACTGATCCTAAAAGCACTTGGAATTCCAAATGATATGTTTGCAGTTATCTTTGTCATCGGCAGAACTCCTGGTTGGATAAGTCAGTGGATAGAACTAAAAGAGCAAGACACGATAAAAATAGTTCGTCCAAGACAACTTTATGTCGGGGAGACAAACCGAACTCCAAAATGCTAG
- a CDS encoding YfcE family phosphodiesterase, with protein sequence MIKVGIISDTHQKSKIAREAIEILKTQGASLLLHAGDIEQIQTLEDMRDSKVKYIAVLGNNDWHLKSECDKFELFNEPYKFEFKGINFKLMHHPRFLEADSDVIVFGHTHSFTIGTKDGCLFINPGEICGRKFENFTFAMLEFKDNSPKVYKFIKAPNEAEFKKIEVTIQEF encoded by the coding sequence ATGATAAAAGTCGGTATCATTTCAGACACTCACCAAAAAAGTAAAATCGCCCGTGAGGCGATAGAAATTTTAAAAACGCAAGGTGCTAGCTTGTTGCTTCACGCAGGAGATATCGAACAGATACAAACGCTTGAAGATATGAGGGATAGCAAAGTTAAATACATAGCAGTTTTAGGAAACAACGACTGGCATTTAAAATCCGAGTGCGATAAATTTGAGCTTTTTAACGAGCCGTATAAATTTGAATTTAAAGGCATAAATTTTAAGCTCATGCACCATCCTAGGTTTTTAGAAGCTGATAGCGATGTGATAGTATTTGGTCATACGCATAGCTTTACGATAGGGACTAAAGACGGTTGTCTTTTTATAAATCCCGGTGAAATTTGTGGAAGAAAATTTGAAAATTTTACATTTGCAATGTTGGAATTTAAAGATAATAGTCCAAAGGTATATAAATTTATAAAAGCGCCAAACGAGGCGGAATTTAAAAAGATAGAGGTTACAATTCAAGAGTTTTGA
- a CDS encoding flagellin B, which translates to MSFRINTNINALNSHANAVSNNRDLSGSLGKLSSGLRIQTAADDASGLAIADSLRSQASALGQAIANGNDAIGIIQVADKAMDEQLKILDTIKVKATQSAQDGQTTQSRQALQADIVRLMEELDNIGNTTSFNGQQLLNGTFSNKEFQIGAYSNQTVKASIGATTSDKIGLTRFESSKLLSATGAGAVSITFVNVDGVNNVKVQSAIISTGIGKGLGALAENINKVSDQTGVRATYDTTWNGKTAVAAGSLKDLKINGIIIGDLTVQANDANGTLINAINAVKDQTGVEASLDKGKLVLTSRDGRAMKVEYAKDETTAANNISTVFGYGGKGEDAAKAGSALSTMFVGRLNLVKLDGRDINLKSAAGAGTMLGLSVAYSAGKPNSNGGAQASVALRDVRGQIDKTIAAAMGFHRMSGNALTSNQAAGVMTLRGAMAVMDIAESAQKTLDLIRSDLGSVQNQLVSTVNNITVTQVNVKSAESQIRDVDFAAESANFSKYNILAQSGAYAMSQANSVQQNVLKLLQ; encoded by the coding sequence ATGAGTTTTCGTATTAACACTAACATCAACGCGTTAAATTCGCACGCAAATGCAGTTAGCAACAACAGAGACCTTTCAGGCTCTTTAGGCAAGCTAAGTTCCGGTCTTAGGATCCAAACAGCAGCTGACGACGCTTCAGGTCTTGCTATCGCAGACAGCCTTAGAAGCCAAGCTAGCGCCCTTGGTCAAGCTATCGCAAACGGTAACGACGCTATCGGTATCATCCAAGTAGCTGATAAAGCTATGGACGAGCAGCTAAAAATTCTTGACACTATCAAAGTTAAAGCTACTCAGTCAGCTCAAGACGGTCAAACTACTCAGTCTCGTCAAGCACTACAAGCTGATATCGTTCGCCTTATGGAAGAGCTAGATAACATCGGCAACACAACTTCTTTCAACGGTCAACAGCTTCTAAACGGAACATTCTCTAACAAAGAATTCCAAATAGGCGCTTACTCTAACCAAACCGTTAAAGCAAGTATCGGTGCTACTACATCTGACAAGATAGGCCTAACTCGCTTTGAGAGCTCTAAACTTCTTTCTGCTACAGGAGCAGGTGCTGTAAGTATAACTTTCGTAAATGTTGATGGTGTAAATAACGTAAAAGTTCAGTCTGCCATTATCTCTACTGGCATAGGTAAAGGTCTTGGCGCTCTAGCTGAAAACATCAACAAAGTATCAGACCAAACAGGCGTTCGCGCTACTTATGATACTACATGGAATGGCAAGACTGCTGTAGCTGCCGGATCTTTAAAAGACCTTAAGATAAATGGTATCATTATAGGCGACTTGACTGTTCAAGCAAACGATGCTAACGGCACTTTGATAAATGCTATCAATGCCGTAAAAGACCAAACAGGCGTAGAGGCCTCACTAGATAAAGGCAAACTTGTTTTAACAAGCCGTGACGGTCGTGCTATGAAAGTTGAATATGCAAAAGATGAGACAACTGCTGCAAATAATATATCTACTGTATTTGGTTATGGTGGTAAAGGCGAAGATGCAGCAAAAGCTGGCTCTGCCTTATCAACTATGTTTGTTGGAAGACTAAACCTTGTTAAACTTGACGGTAGAGATATTAACCTAAAAAGCGCTGCAGGTGCTGGCACAATGCTAGGTCTATCTGTTGCTTATAGTGCAGGCAAGCCAAATAGTAATGGTGGTGCTCAAGCCTCTGTCGCTCTACGTGATGTTCGCGGTCAGATAGATAAAACTATAGCTGCCGCTATGGGCTTTCACAGAATGTCTGGCAACGCTCTAACATCTAACCAAGCAGCAGGCGTTATGACTTTACGCGGTGCTATGGCTGTTATGGATATCGCTGAAAGTGCTCAAAAAACACTTGACCTTATCCGCTCTGACCTTGGTTCTGTTCAAAACCAACTTGTATCTACTGTAAATAACATCACAGTAACTCAAGTAAACGTTAAATCAGCAGAAAGCCAGATCAGAGACGTTGACTTCGCTGCAGAGAGTGCAAACTTCTCTAAATACAACATCTTGGCACAATCAGGCGCTTACGCTATGAGCCAAGCAAACAGCGTTCAACAAAACGTGCTTAAATTACTTCAATAA
- a CDS encoding nucleotidyltransferase family protein, which translates to MQTTKENILEYLKELKPTLAKDGIKKIGLFGSYAKDEVETNSDIDIVVLVNKQMLVKKGAFKTAGYFNALKDKISNKFNKSVDLCSIFSQENLDRNKDFFKGAIYV; encoded by the coding sequence ATGCAAACTACAAAAGAGAATATCCTAGAATATTTAAAAGAATTAAAGCCTACACTAGCAAAAGACGGTATAAAAAAAATAGGGCTTTTTGGAAGCTACGCAAAAGATGAAGTAGAAACAAACTCAGATATTGACATAGTTGTGCTTGTAAATAAACAAATGTTAGTTAAAAAGGGCGCATTTAAAACAGCTGGATATTTTAATGCCCTAAAAGATAAAATCTCAAATAAATTTAACAAATCAGTTGATCTATGTAGCATTTTTTCTCAAGAAAATTTGGATAGAAATAAGGATTTTTTCAAAGGAGCCATCTATGTATGA